The following are encoded together in the Verrucomicrobiota bacterium genome:
- a CDS encoding type VI secretion protein IcmF/TssM N-terminal domain-containing protein: protein MEKSAFWQAWGRWVIISVVTLLLLGVGIAYFSGQWKFLLMLLLLVTLGLGLGFFWIGMVRASQSSRFLNKVVSSLSGSVSMDGLSREEIANLGRVKDAFLDGIKEYKTCGKNLYEVPWYVVVGETGSGKTEAIRHSAVGFPARLQDKLQGTGGTYNMHWWFTNQAVLLDTAGRLMFEDAKGAKVTEWQEFLRLIKEFRPRCPINGLLLVIPSTSLIKDSSKEVEQKSAIIARQLYVLQEALGVRFPVFILVTKCDLITGFREFFDSMSNFQSLKQIVGWSNPDPLDKPFQTELVDQYLTDITSEVRKWCMGILQDPVPVATDNRRVDEVDVLYSFPASMAQLSTTLRVYLDNIFTQDAFGLPPLFLRGIYFTSAMRPQGWAPDKELLAALGFEVGETKPVPKPCFLQDLFLKKIFQEKGLIVENSIKSPKKSRRSWKMAMFTAGFAALAVLSVAAWLSVGSLRDSIKRHSDYWSAATRLGWEGNVLKAGLFTPLDRGNYDLIPMTNIEVGGVVMPVGEYHTGLVAIAQRKLDRNWMFPGLVDEYNQNSFSAQRVVFEASVIRPLLGAARRKMSRPASPDASATNLGPALMALIQLEADVQKRQRHPGMNGLTWGQAEQFISPLYQFAAPDPAMADSATLTNLVAAMVWTYGSNKQVQVEWPPKELAEISSPSKSLADHPAINAGLDLFFRSLDHRAQADDGKRRQLDERLSQLKALETCYQNYLELEKKLFEAAQAGVDVDPRYDTLKQAKVEMNKRYEDLTRAGGLGGENGGALGVLTDEMTLLDRVANTAALEYSDCKLFGDIRQRLAEAQQESLRKAKLDEKALAEKMRLEKFLMEWKTNEKYIKVRLELYDDAKRSSASIPSMSDKPGRKGRPLADALQTLAAPIDQRIGEYSGPLKTEAGIIAGYYAKLTATGCRRAYFDNYLKKMREYLAAREAFPLFKDATANLDYSTPADLNDKLKELEDTLGLYQLDFQNSEVESQAVMAGGGEWNKGKALVESVLKVTRALSGSGQGLPAVTVTLLGWDKSVERQKWREHWRGAQFSTQTRKYRGIILGSTTSLNLDAPLVLDDMLVVVVAENENDDSNSLQKRFFMDDRWAMLRLYLGKKPFPAERGLDRRGFTVRLVMDLPDYNKSELPLEIRFDRELPRPDEWPSKLE from the coding sequence ATGGAAAAAAGTGCATTTTGGCAGGCGTGGGGCCGCTGGGTGATTATCAGCGTGGTGACCTTGCTGCTGTTGGGAGTCGGCATTGCCTATTTTTCGGGCCAATGGAAATTTTTGCTGATGCTGCTGTTGCTGGTAACGCTGGGGCTGGGGCTGGGTTTTTTCTGGATCGGGATGGTCCGGGCATCGCAGAGCAGCCGGTTTTTGAACAAGGTGGTATCCAGTTTGTCGGGCAGCGTGAGCATGGATGGATTGTCGAGGGAAGAGATTGCCAACTTGGGCCGGGTGAAAGATGCTTTTTTGGATGGGATTAAAGAATACAAGACATGTGGTAAGAATTTATATGAGGTGCCGTGGTATGTGGTTGTTGGTGAGACTGGCTCGGGTAAAACCGAAGCCATCCGGCATAGTGCCGTTGGTTTTCCGGCGCGGCTGCAAGATAAGTTACAAGGGACGGGTGGCACGTACAACATGCACTGGTGGTTCACAAACCAAGCGGTGTTGCTCGACACCGCCGGCCGCCTGATGTTTGAAGATGCCAAAGGGGCCAAGGTCACGGAGTGGCAGGAGTTTCTGCGTTTGATCAAGGAATTCCGTCCCCGTTGTCCCATCAACGGGCTGTTGCTGGTGATCCCATCCACCAGCTTGATCAAAGACTCCAGCAAAGAGGTCGAGCAAAAATCCGCGATTATTGCCCGGCAACTATATGTGTTGCAGGAGGCGTTGGGTGTGCGGTTTCCGGTCTTCATTTTGGTGACCAAATGCGACCTCATTACGGGATTTCGTGAATTTTTTGACAGTATGTCAAATTTCCAATCACTCAAACAAATCGTTGGCTGGTCCAATCCCGATCCGCTGGACAAACCTTTTCAGACCGAGTTGGTGGATCAGTACTTGACGGATATCACCAGCGAGGTGAGGAAATGGTGCATGGGGATTCTGCAAGACCCGGTGCCGGTGGCCACTGACAACCGCCGGGTGGATGAAGTGGACGTGCTCTATAGTTTCCCGGCTAGTATGGCCCAGTTGTCCACTACGTTGCGAGTGTATCTGGATAACATTTTTACCCAGGATGCCTTTGGTCTGCCGCCGTTGTTTTTGCGTGGCATTTATTTTACTTCCGCGATGCGCCCCCAAGGCTGGGCACCGGACAAGGAATTGCTGGCCGCGTTGGGCTTTGAGGTGGGTGAGACCAAGCCGGTGCCGAAACCGTGTTTCCTCCAGGATTTATTCCTCAAGAAAATCTTCCAGGAAAAAGGCCTGATCGTCGAGAACAGCATTAAAAGCCCCAAAAAATCGCGTCGTTCATGGAAAATGGCCATGTTTACCGCCGGTTTTGCCGCGCTGGCAGTGTTATCAGTAGCGGCTTGGTTGAGTGTGGGCAGTTTACGCGACAGCATCAAACGGCATAGCGATTATTGGAGTGCGGCCACCAGGCTGGGGTGGGAAGGCAATGTCCTCAAAGCCGGTTTATTTACCCCGCTGGATCGAGGGAATTATGACCTTATTCCAATGACCAACATCGAGGTGGGCGGGGTCGTCATGCCGGTCGGGGAGTATCACACGGGGTTGGTTGCCATCGCGCAGCGAAAATTGGATCGCAATTGGATGTTCCCCGGCTTGGTGGATGAATACAACCAGAACAGCTTCAGCGCCCAGCGCGTGGTGTTTGAGGCCAGTGTGATCAGGCCGCTGTTGGGTGCCGCCCGCCGCAAAATGAGCCGGCCCGCAAGTCCGGATGCGTCCGCTACCAACCTTGGCCCGGCGTTGATGGCGTTGATCCAGCTCGAAGCAGACGTTCAAAAAAGGCAGCGCCACCCAGGAATGAACGGCCTGACTTGGGGCCAAGCGGAGCAGTTTATCAGCCCCCTCTACCAATTTGCCGCCCCGGATCCGGCGATGGCCGACTCGGCCACGCTCACTAATTTGGTTGCCGCCATGGTCTGGACCTACGGTTCAAATAAACAGGTCCAGGTCGAGTGGCCACCCAAAGAGCTGGCGGAAATTTCATCCCCTTCCAAGTCATTGGCCGATCATCCCGCAATCAACGCCGGGTTGGATCTTTTTTTCCGGAGCCTCGATCATCGGGCGCAAGCTGATGACGGCAAACGCCGGCAACTCGACGAACGCCTGAGCCAGCTTAAGGCGCTCGAAACTTGCTACCAAAATTATCTCGAACTGGAGAAGAAACTGTTTGAAGCCGCCCAAGCCGGGGTGGACGTGGACCCCCGATACGACACGCTCAAACAGGCTAAAGTCGAGATGAATAAGCGGTATGAGGACCTTACCAGGGCGGGGGGGCTGGGTGGCGAAAACGGGGGCGCCTTGGGAGTGCTGACGGATGAAATGACCCTCCTGGATAGGGTGGCAAACACTGCCGCGCTTGAATATTCGGATTGCAAACTGTTCGGCGATATTCGCCAACGGCTCGCGGAGGCGCAGCAGGAGTCCTTGCGAAAAGCCAAACTGGATGAAAAAGCGCTGGCCGAGAAAATGCGGCTCGAGAAATTTTTAATGGAATGGAAAACCAACGAAAAGTACATCAAAGTCCGGCTGGAGCTTTACGATGATGCCAAACGCTCCAGCGCGAGCATTCCGTCCATGTCGGACAAGCCGGGACGAAAAGGACGGCCATTGGCGGATGCGCTCCAGACCTTGGCTGCACCGATTGACCAACGAATCGGGGAATACTCCGGGCCACTAAAAACCGAAGCAGGGATAATTGCCGGTTACTATGCCAAGCTCACCGCCACCGGGTGCCGACGCGCGTACTTTGATAATTATCTTAAAAAAATGCGCGAATACCTCGCGGCGCGGGAAGCCTTTCCGTTGTTCAAAGATGCCACGGCTAATTTGGATTATTCAACCCCGGCGGATTTAAACGATAAACTCAAGGAACTGGAAGATACGCTCGGCCTATACCAGCTCGATTTTCAAAACAGCGAGGTGGAATCGCAAGCCGTAATGGCCGGCGGCGGAGAATGGAACAAGGGGAAGGCATTGGTGGAATCCGTGTTAAAGGTCACCCGGGCCCTCTCCGGCTCCGGGCAGGGGCTGCCGGCGGTCACCGTTACTCTTTTGGGCTGGGACAAATCCGTTGAACGCCAGAAATGGCGTGAACATTGGCGGGGCGCTCAGTTTTCAACCCAGACTCGTAAATACCGGGGCATAATCCTCGGTTCCACCACCTCGCTCAACCTTGATGCGCCACTGGTTTTGGATGACATGTTGGTGGTCGTGGTGGCGGAGAATGAAAATGATGATAGTAATTCCCTGCAAAAACGATTTTTTATGGATGATCGCTGGGCCATGTTGCGACTCTATTTGGGTAAAAAGCCGTTCCCGGCGGAGCGCGGGTTGGACCGCCGGGGTTTCACGGTTCGCTTGGTGATGGATTTGCCCGACTATAACAAAAGTGAGTTGCCTTTGGAAATCCGCTTTGATCGCGAATTACCCAGGCCCGATGAATGGCCGTCGAAATTAGAGTAA